One Vigna unguiculata cultivar IT97K-499-35 chromosome 11, ASM411807v1, whole genome shotgun sequence DNA window includes the following coding sequences:
- the LOC114169114 gene encoding histone H2B.6-like, with product MAPKRGEKLVVKSTKKVVESSVQVTVVSSSSSRRQTRGSKETEEAEGGEEHVMVIPVEEVNPQVQKDSPTSAITDEKKGEKKNSTGEGEDGGVQNEEKEKARTGKGWNGKERKRGKKKGRKSAEGYQRYVYRVLKQVHPEMGISSKCMIVLNNLMNDMFERLAGEAAKLKDYTGHMTLSSREIQGAVKLVLPGELGKHAIAEGVKAVNKFTSYDTDE from the coding sequence ATGGCTCCAAAACGTGGTGAGAAGTTGGTGGTGAAATCCACCAAGAAAGTTGTGGAATCGAGCGTGCAAGTAACGGTTGtaagcagcagcagcagcagaagACAAACACGGGGAAGCAAAGAAACAGAAGAAGCAGAAGGTGGAGAAGAGCATGTGATGGTTATTCCCGTTGAAGAAGTGAATCCTCAAGTTCAAAAGGATTCACCTACCTCTGCCATTACTGATGAAAAAAAAGGTGAGAAAAAAAACAGCACTGGTGAAGGTGAAGATGGTGGAGTGCAGaatgaagagaaagagaaggcAAGAACAGGAAAAGGGTGGAatgggaaagagagaaaaaggggGAAAAAGAAGGGAAGAAAAAGTGCAGAAGGGTATCAGAGGTATGTGTATAGGGTGTTGAAGCAGGTGCACCCTGAAATGGGAATATCTTCGAAATGCATGATTGTTCTGAACAATTTGATGAATGACATGTTTGAGAGATTGGCTGGTGAAGCTGCTAAGTTGAAGGATTACACTGGACACATGACATTGTCTTCGAGGGAGATTCAAGGAGCAGTGAAGCTGGTTTTGCCAGGAGAGCTTGGGAAGCATGCCATTGCAGAAGGTGTGAAAGCTGTGAATAAATTCACCTCCTATGATACTGATGAATAG